The DNA segment CTGGTCGAACATCCGGCGCTTGCGCTCGGGCGACATCGGGTCGATCAGGGCCTGGTTGCCGTCGCGCAGGTCGGTGGAGAGCCAGCGGGGGGCTGCGGTGACGCGCTTGCCGGGCCAGGTGCGGTCGGGGATGTCGACCTGCTCGTACTGGCCGTAGCGCTGGAACGGCATGGAACTGGGCTGCTGGCGGTTCGCCATGATCGCGTGGGCTCCTCGGAAAGTCCTTGGGACGGCCGACGACGCAACGCCAATAGCACCGCGGGGAGGGAGTCGGCCTTGCTTACAGGCCCTCGCCGCGGCAGCTAAGGAGAAGCAGCCCGAAACGCATGATGCTGTGCAGCCTAGCCGAGGCCCGCCGGGCTCGCGGGGGCGTATCAGCATGCGGAACCGGGACGGCCGACGCGGGCCCCTGATGAGGCTTCATACCACTCGGTGACGGGGAGTGACGAGAGATATCACGGTATTTCATCCATCACGGTTACAGGTAGTGACTTTGACATCGCCCGGTGCGACCATTTATTGGCATGACGACCAACGGGGGCCATGAGCCCGTCTTCTGCACGATCGTGCCGCCGCACCTCCTCGACAAGCTCGCGCGCGACTCCGACCCGGCACTGTCCGGCCCGGCCCGCCGCTCGCTGGAGCGGGACGCGCTGGAGCGCACCCGCCGCCGGCTGACCACCGTGATCGGCGGGCAGCCCGCCGCCGCCACCGCGCCCGCCGGCTCCGGCGGGGACCAGCCGGAGCGCACGATCTTCGACGCCGGGCACAAGCAGGACCTCCCCGGCAAGAAGGTCCGCGCCGAGGGCTCCGAGCCGGGCTCCGACGCCACCGTCAACCGGGCCTACGCGGGCCTGGGCGCCACCTTCGAGCTGTATCTGAAGGTGTACGGCCGCCACTCCATCGACGGCCAGGGCCTCCCGCTCAACGCCACGGTCCACTTCGACAAGGACTACGACAACGCCTTCTGGAACGGCGAGCAGATGGTGTTCGGCGACGGGGACGGCGAGATCTTCCTCGACTTCACCATCCCGGTCGACGTCATCGGCCACGAACTCACCCACGGCGTCACGCAGTACACCGCCAACCTCGCCTACTTCGGCCAGTCCGGCGCGCTCAACGAGTCGCTGTCCGACGTGTTCGGCTCGCTGATCAAGCAGTACACGCTCCGCCAGACCGCCGCCGACGCGGACTGGCTGATCGGCGCCGGACTGCTCGCCCCGCGCGTCCAGGGCGAGGCCCTGCGCTCGATGAAGGCCCCGGGCACCGCCTACGACGACGACGTGCTCGGCAAGGACCCCCAGCCCGCCGACATGCAGCACTACGTGCACACCGGCCGGGACAACGGCGGCGTCCACATCAACTCCGGCATCCCCAACCACGCCTTCTACATCGCGGCCACCGCGATCGGCGGCTACGCCTGGGAGAAGACCGGCCAGATCTGGTACGACGTGCTGACCGGCGGCAAGCTCAAGGAGGACGCCCAGTTCGCCGACTTCGCCACGCTGACCGTGAAGGCCGCCCGCGAGCGGTTCGGCGCGGGCGGCGAACTCCAGGCGGTGGAGAAGGCGTGGGAGGAAGTGGGGGTGGAGACGCTGTAGCCGCCGTGCCGGACACTGGGGCCATGCGTATCCAAGTACGGCGTACGGGCGGCTTCGCGGGCATCGAGCGGCAGGCGGAGGTGGACACCTCCGGGCTCCCCGACGCGGCGGAGTGGCGCACCCTGGCCGACCAGGCCCTGACCGCCGCCCCGGCCACCCCGGTGGCGGGTGTCCCGGACGGCTTCCACTACGAGATCACGGTGGACGGCCGCACCGTCCACGCGGCCGACCCCCGACTGACCGAGGCGCAAAGGGAGTTGGTGTCACGGGTGCTGAAGGAGGGCGCCTGAAGGAGGGGGGCTGACGCGGGCGTTGACGCGGCGGGGGCCGGGTGCGGATGATCCGGCCCATGGTGACGGACGCGTACGGCCCTCTCCCCCGCTTCCCCGACGGCTTCCTGTGGGGGGTGTCGACCTCCGCGCACCAGATCGAGGGCGCCGCCGATCTGCGCGAACCCTCCGTCTGGGACGTGTTCACCGCCGAGCCGGGCCGGGTGAAGGACGGCTCGACGGCCGCCGTGGCCTGCGACCACTTCCACCGCTACCCGGAGGACGTGGCCCTGCTGGCCGATCTCGGCGTGGACGCGTACCGCTTCTCGGTCTCCTGGCCGCGCGTGAACTCCCCCGGCGGGCTGGACTTCTACGACCGGCTGGTGGACGCGCTGTGCGAGGCGGGGGTCCAGCCGGTGCCGACGCTGTTCCACTGGGATCTGCCGGCCGGGCTCGACTGGCTGGACCGGGACACCGCGTACCGGTTCGCGGACCATGTCTCCGCTGTCGCGGACCGGCTCGGGGACCGCGTGCCGCGCTGGATCACCCTCAACGAGCCCGCCGAGCACACCCTGTTGGGCCACGCACTCGGCACCCACGCCCCCGGCAAGGCCCTGCTCTTCGACGCGCTCCCGGCCGCCCACCACCAGCTCCTCGCGCACGGCCTGGCGGTACGGGCGCTGCGCGCGGCCGGGGTGACGAACATCGGCGTCGCCAACTCCCACTCCCCCGTGGAGCCCGCCTCCGCCGACCCGGCGGACGTGGAGGCGGCCGTCTTCTACGACCTGCTTCTGAACCGCCTCTTCGCGGACCCGATCCTGCTGGGCCAATACCCGGACGGCACGGCTGCGTTGATGCCCGAGGGAGCCGAGGACGATCTGCGGATCATCGCGGAGCCGCTGGACTGGTACGGGATCAACTACTACGCCCCGGCCAGGGTCGGCGCCCCGCAGGAGGAGCCCACCGAGTTCGGCGGGGTGGCGCTGCCCGCCGAACTACCCTTCTCACTGCGGGAGTTCGAGGGCGTCCCGGTGACCGACTTCGGCTGGCCGGTCGTCCCCGAGGCGCTGACCGGCCTGCTGACCGGGCTCCGCGACCGGTACGGCGACCGGCTCCCGCCCCTCGTCATCACCGAGAACGGCTGCTCGTACGAGGGGCTGGACGACCAGGACCGCATCGCCTACCTGGACGGCCATGTCCGCGCGGTCCACGCCGCGCTCGCCGAAGGGGTCGACGTGCGCGGCTACTTCGTGTGGTCGCTGCTGGACAACTTCGAGTGGGCCGAGGGTTACGCCCGCCGCTTCGGCCTGGTGGACGTGGACTTCGCCACGCTGCGGCGGACCCCGAAGGCGTCGTACCGCTGGTACCGGGAGCTGCTGCGGGCGCAGCGCGGCTGAACGGTCAAGAGAGGAGCGGCCTCAGAAGCCGAGCTTGCGCAGCTGCTTGGGGTCGCGCTGCCAGTCCTTGGCGACCTTCACGTGCAGGTCGAGGAAGACGGGCGTGCCGAGCAGGGCCTCGATCTGCTTGCGGGACTTGATGCCCACGTCCTTCAGCCGCTTGCCCTTGGGGCCGATGATGATGCCCTTCTGGCTGGGCCGCTCGATGTAGACGTTGGCGTGGATGTCGAGCAGCGGCTTGTCGGCCGGGCGGTCCTCGCGCGGGAGCATCTCCTCCACGACGACGGCGATGGAGTGCGGCAGCTCGTCGCGCACGCCCTCCAGCGCGGCCTCGCGGATCAGCTCCGCGATCATGACCTGCTCGGGCTCGTCAGTGAGGTCGCCCTCGGGGTAGAGCGCGGGGCCCTCGGGGAGCAGCGGCACGATCAGGTCGGCCAGCAGGCCCACCTGCTTGCCGCCGGTCGCGGAGACCGGCACGATCTCGGCCCACTCGAAGCCCAGCTCCTTGCCGAGCTGGTCGATGGCGATGAGCTGCTCGGCGAGGGTCTTGGAGTCGACGAGGTCGGTCTTGGTGACGATGGCGACCTTGGGGGTCTTCTTGATCCCGGCCAGCTCCTTGGCGATGAAGCGGTCGCCGGGGCCGATCTTCTCGTTCGCCGGGAGGCAGAAGCCGATCACGTCGACCTCGGCCCAGGTGGTGCGCACCACGTCGTTGAGCCGCTCGCCCAGCAGGGTGCGCGGCTTGTGGAGGCCGGGGGTGTCGACCAGGATCAGCTGGGCGTCGTCCCGGTGCACGATGCCGCGCACCGTGTGCCGGGTGGTCTGCGGCTGGTCGGCGGTGATGGCCACCTTCTGCCCGACCAGAGCGTTCGTGAGGGTGGACTTGCCCGCGTTGGGACGGCCCACGAAACACGCGAAGCCTGCGCGGTGGGCGTTCTCGCCCGACCGCTCGGATGACTGGGTACGAACGCTCATGCCGACCATTCTCCCTGATCCGCGAGCCCGTGCCGCACGGGCGTCCGCCGCACCCCCGCAACCGGCGTCTCCGGGCGCCCGCACGGGCCGAAACCTGCTGGAAACGCCCCTGTAGGCGACCGGAAACGCGCACCCGTGACCCTCTGACGAGCCCGCTCCCCCGGATCACTGGAGACGCCCGTGACCCTCGCCGCCGCGCACGCGGACACCGGTGACACCGCCTGGCTGCTCGCCGCCACCGCCCTGGTGCTGCTGATGACACCGGGCCTGGCCCTGTTCTACGGCGGCATGGTCCGCGCGAAGAGCGTGCTCAACATGCTGATGATGAGCTTCGTGTCCATAGCCCTGGTCACCGTGGTCTGGCTGGCGGCCGGCTACTCGCTCGCCTTCACCGACGACCTCGGCGGGGGCCTGCTGGGCGGGCTGGAGAACGCGGGGATGGCGCGTCTGACCCCGTCCAGCCTGCACGGCACGGTCCCCACCCTGCTCTTCGCCACCTTCCAGCTCACCTTCGCGATCATCACGGCCGCCCTGATCAGCGGCGCGGTCGCGGACCGCACCCGGTTCGGGGCGTGGCTGGTGCTGGTGCCGGTGTGGACGCTGCTCGTATACGTTCCGGTCACGCACTGGGTGTGGGGTCCCGGCGGGTGGATCGGCGCGAAGCTGGGCGCGCTGGACTTCGCGGGCGGTCTGCCGGTCGAGATCACGTCCGGCGCCTCGGGACTCGCGCTGTGTCTGGTGCTCGGCCCCCGGCTGGGCTTCAAGAAGGACGCCATGCGGCCGCACAGCCTGCCCATGGTCATGCTCGGTGCCGGGCTGCTGTGGTTCGGCTGGTTCGGGTTCAACGCCGGGTCCGCGCTCGGCGCGAACGGGCTCGCCGCGGCCGCCTTCCTCAACACCATGGCCGCCGGCTGCACCGGCCTGCTGGGCTGGCTCCTGGTCGAGCAGAAGCGGGACGGCCACCCCACCACGCTGGGCGCCGCCTCGGGCGCGGTCGCGGGGCTGGTCGCCATCACCCCGTCCTGCGGGACCGTCTCGCTGCTGGGGGCGCTCGCGGTCGGCCTGGCCGCCGGTGTCGTCTGCTCGTACGCGGTGGGCTGGAAGTTCAGGCTCGACTACGACGACTCCCTCGATGTCGTCGGCGTCCACCTGGTCGGCGGGGTGATCGGCACGCTGCTGATCGGCCTGTTCGCGGACAAGGCCATGACCGGCGGCCCGCAGGGCCTGCTGTACGGCGGCGGGCTCGCCCTGCTGGGCCGCCAGCTCGTCGCCGTCCTCGCGGTCGCCGCGTACGCCTTCGCGGTGACGTACGGGCTCGGCAGGCTGCTGGACCGCACGCTGGGCCTGCGCGCGAGCGAGGACGAGGAGCGCACCGGGCTCGACCTTACGGTGCACGCCGAGACGGCCTACGATCACGGGGTCCTGGGCCATGGCGCCCCTGTCCGGAAAGCCGAGAGCCCCCTATGAAGCTCATCACCGCCGTCGTGAAGCCCTACCGCCTGGACGAGGTGAAGTCCGCCCTGCGCGACCTCGGCATCGACGGCCTCACCGTCACCGAGGCCAGCGGCTACGGCCGCCAGCGCGGTCACACCGAGGTCTACCGGGGCGCGGAGTACGTGGTCGACCTCGTCCCCAAGGTCCGCCTGGAACTGGTGGTGGAGGACGCGGTGGCCGAGCAGGCGATCGACACCATCGTGGAGGCCGCGCGGACCGGCAAGATCGGCGACGGCAAGGTGTGGTCGGTACCGGTGGAGACGGTGGTGCGGGTACGGACGGGGGAACGGGGACCGGACGCGCTGTGACCGGTCCCCGGACCGCTGCCGTCAGCCGGTCGCGACGGTCGACCTGACGACACCGTCCGCACCGGCGAGCAGTACCGGTGTGCCCGCGCCCCCGAGGTCGGCCACCGCGGCCAGGTCCTCCGCCGGGACAGCTTCCGCCGTGCTGACGACCGCCGCTGCCTCCAGGGACTCCGCTCCGGACGCCACCGCCATGGCGACAGCCGTACGCAGCGCGCTGAGCCGGAGCGAGGGGAGGGACACCGTTCCGGCCGCGTAAGTCCGTCCCGTCGAGTCCCGCACAGCGGCCCCCTCCGGGACGCCGTTGCGGGCCCGTACCGACCGGGCCAGGGTCACGATCTTGCGGTCCTCGGGGTCAAGCTCGTTCTCGCTCATGCCCCGAGCATACGAACCCCGTCGGACCCGTTCGCCAGCCACTCCAGCTTCGCCGCGGTGTCCGCCTCCGGCAGCGGGGTGTGCAGCACGATCAGCAGGTCGGGCCGGGCGGGCACCCGCATGGCGGTGGACTCCACGGCCAGCAGCCCGGCGCGGGGATGCATCAGCTCCTTGCGGATCTGCCCCTGGTCCTCGATGTCCCGCTCGGCCCACAGCGCGTTGAACTCCGGGCTCAGGGCGCTCACTTCGGCGAGCACCGCCCGGAACCCCTCGTCCTCGGGATGCGCCGCGCAGGCCGCCCGGAACTGCGCGACGACCGTACGCGCGTTGGTCTCCCAGCTCAGCGTGCGGCTGCGGAACAGCGGGTCGGCGAAGAAGTCGACCAGGCAGTTGCGCGGGGTGGAGTCCTCCCCCATGCCGAACACCGCGGTCGCCGCCGCGTTGTACATCACGCAGTTGTAGTAGCGGTCCATGATGTGCGCCGGATACGGCATCCAGGTGTCGATCAGCCGCCGCAGCCCGTCGCACATGTCCCGGCGGGCCGAGACG comes from the Streptomyces seoulensis genome and includes:
- a CDS encoding GH1 family beta-glucosidase: MIRPMVTDAYGPLPRFPDGFLWGVSTSAHQIEGAADLREPSVWDVFTAEPGRVKDGSTAAVACDHFHRYPEDVALLADLGVDAYRFSVSWPRVNSPGGLDFYDRLVDALCEAGVQPVPTLFHWDLPAGLDWLDRDTAYRFADHVSAVADRLGDRVPRWITLNEPAEHTLLGHALGTHAPGKALLFDALPAAHHQLLAHGLAVRALRAAGVTNIGVANSHSPVEPASADPADVEAAVFYDLLLNRLFADPILLGQYPDGTAALMPEGAEDDLRIIAEPLDWYGINYYAPARVGAPQEEPTEFGGVALPAELPFSLREFEGVPVTDFGWPVVPEALTGLLTGLRDRYGDRLPPLVITENGCSYEGLDDQDRIAYLDGHVRAVHAALAEGVDVRGYFVWSLLDNFEWAEGYARRFGLVDVDFATLRRTPKASYRWYRELLRAQRG
- a CDS encoding ammonium transporter is translated as MTLAAAHADTGDTAWLLAATALVLLMTPGLALFYGGMVRAKSVLNMLMMSFVSIALVTVVWLAAGYSLAFTDDLGGGLLGGLENAGMARLTPSSLHGTVPTLLFATFQLTFAIITAALISGAVADRTRFGAWLVLVPVWTLLVYVPVTHWVWGPGGWIGAKLGALDFAGGLPVEITSGASGLALCLVLGPRLGFKKDAMRPHSLPMVMLGAGLLWFGWFGFNAGSALGANGLAAAAFLNTMAAGCTGLLGWLLVEQKRDGHPTTLGAASGAVAGLVAITPSCGTVSLLGALAVGLAAGVVCSYAVGWKFRLDYDDSLDVVGVHLVGGVIGTLLIGLFADKAMTGGPQGLLYGGGLALLGRQLVAVLAVAAYAFAVTYGLGRLLDRTLGLRASEDEERTGLDLTVHAETAYDHGVLGHGAPVRKAESPL
- a CDS encoding protealysin inhibitor emfourin codes for the protein MRIQVRRTGGFAGIERQAEVDTSGLPDAAEWRTLADQALTAAPATPVAGVPDGFHYEITVDGRTVHAADPRLTEAQRELVSRVLKEGA
- a CDS encoding M4 family metallopeptidase, whose amino-acid sequence is MTTNGGHEPVFCTIVPPHLLDKLARDSDPALSGPARRSLERDALERTRRRLTTVIGGQPAAATAPAGSGGDQPERTIFDAGHKQDLPGKKVRAEGSEPGSDATVNRAYAGLGATFELYLKVYGRHSIDGQGLPLNATVHFDKDYDNAFWNGEQMVFGDGDGEIFLDFTIPVDVIGHELTHGVTQYTANLAYFGQSGALNESLSDVFGSLIKQYTLRQTAADADWLIGAGLLAPRVQGEALRSMKAPGTAYDDDVLGKDPQPADMQHYVHTGRDNGGVHINSGIPNHAFYIAATAIGGYAWEKTGQIWYDVLTGGKLKEDAQFADFATLTVKAARERFGAGGELQAVEKAWEEVGVETL
- the era gene encoding GTPase Era, translating into MSVRTQSSERSGENAHRAGFACFVGRPNAGKSTLTNALVGQKVAITADQPQTTRHTVRGIVHRDDAQLILVDTPGLHKPRTLLGERLNDVVRTTWAEVDVIGFCLPANEKIGPGDRFIAKELAGIKKTPKVAIVTKTDLVDSKTLAEQLIAIDQLGKELGFEWAEIVPVSATGGKQVGLLADLIVPLLPEGPALYPEGDLTDEPEQVMIAELIREAALEGVRDELPHSIAVVVEEMLPREDRPADKPLLDIHANVYIERPSQKGIIIGPKGKRLKDVGIKSRKQIEALLGTPVFLDLHVKVAKDWQRDPKQLRKLGF
- a CDS encoding P-II family nitrogen regulator, yielding MKLITAVVKPYRLDEVKSALRDLGIDGLTVTEASGYGRQRGHTEVYRGAEYVVDLVPKVRLELVVEDAVAEQAIDTIVEAARTGKIGDGKVWSVPVETVVRVRTGERGPDAL
- a CDS encoding helix-turn-helix transcriptional regulator, whose product is MPRSERRTELREFLVSRRARITPQEAGLPLGGPRRRTPGLRREEVAVLAGVSASWYQWLEQGRDISVSPQVLDAVSRVLRLSAAEVRHLYLLAGLNPPASERVSARRDMCDGLRRLIDTWMPYPAHIMDRYYNCVMYNAAATAVFGMGEDSTPRNCLVDFFADPLFRSRTLSWETNARTVVAQFRAACAAHPEDEGFRAVLAEVSALSPEFNALWAERDIEDQGQIRKELMHPRAGLLAVESTAMRVPARPDLLIVLHTPLPEADTAAKLEWLANGSDGVRMLGA
- a CDS encoding cytidine deaminase, with protein sequence MSENELDPEDRKIVTLARSVRARNGVPEGAAVRDSTGRTYAAGTVSLPSLRLSALRTAVAMAVASGAESLEAAAVVSTAEAVPAEDLAAVADLGGAGTPVLLAGADGVVRSTVATG